In Campylobacter sp. RM16187, the DNA window CCTAAAAATATAGTAGTCGGATATGTAAAAAGCAAGGATAAGCATCCTGATGCCGATAAGTTAAGCGTGTGTCAAGTCGATGTCGGAAGCGAAACGCTTCAGATAGTCTGCGGTGCTAAAAACGTAGAGGCTGGGCAGTTTGTGCCGGTTGCTCTTGTGGGTGCGGTTATGCCAAGCGGACTTGAGATAAAGCACGCTAAGCTTCGCGGAGTCGAGTCTAACGGCATGATCTGCTCTTCAACCGAGCTTGGCCTAGTAAAAGTAAACGAGGGCATCATGCCTCTTGATGAGAGTATCGGAGAGCTTAGCTTAGGGCGCGAATTAAGAGAGTATCCTTTGTTAAATGACGCGTTTGTCGAGATAGAGCTAACGCCAAACAGAGGCGACTGCCTAAGCGTATATGGTATCGCAAGAGATCTTTCTGCCGCGCTTGATCTGCCTTTAAAAGATGCCAGCAAGTATGACGAGGCTGAAAATTTGCTTGGTATCGGGCGAATTTTAGCTATCCATGCGGAGGAAAATTTAAAAAGCAGCTTTCAGTATAGAGTTTTTGAACTAAAAGACACTCTCAATGAAAATTTGCTTATGAAGATTAGACTCGCCCTCATTGAATGCACTAAAGAGCACTGCGTGGAAAGACTTCTGGAATACGCTACACACTCGACCGGAGTGCTGTTTAACGCGTATGATTACGATAAGCTTAAAAAAGATGAAGGCAGGGTTGTATTTGATATAGATAAGGACGCACACTCTGCAAGCAAGATTATGGTAGGCGGCGAAAATTTAGGAGTGGCTGGAATTTATCAAAGCGATGCGGCTAAAATAGATGATAATAGTAAAATTATCGTTATAGAGGCAAGCTACACAAATCCTGAAATAATCGCTACTACGATATACGAAGATAAAAAAATGCCGCGCTTCGATTATGTTTATAGAACCTTAAGAGGGAGCGAGCCTAACATAAATTTTGGCGCAGATTATTTGTTTAAGATGCTTTCCGGACTAAAGAGCGCTTCGATATATGCGGGCTCTCAGCAGAGTATTTTGCAAAAAGAGCCACGAGTGGTTAGCTTTACTATGAGCGAAATGAATAGGATGATAGGGCAAGAGGTTTTGAAAAATGATGTCGTCAAAATCCTTAAAAAGCTTGGATTTGAGGTAAATTTCAATGTAGAAAAAGATAGTGCGAATGTCAAAGTTCCTCATTTTCGCCACGATATCATAAACGCTCAAGATGTATGCGAAGAGATCGTTAGAATCATAGGGATTGATAATATTGCTTCAAAACCGTTGAAATTTAGCGAACAAAATCGTATAAATGATACCTTTGTAGATTATAAAAATGCGTTAAATTTAAGACGCAAAGCGGCCAGTAGCGGCTTTTTTGAGTCTGTTCATTATGTATTTGATGATTTGAATGAGCTAAACGAGCTTGGCTTTAAACCTTGCAAAGTAGAGATCGCAAATCCTATAAGCAATGAGCTTAACACTCTTCGTCCGACTCTTGTAAATCATCTTTTGAAATCTGCAGAAAGAAATATTAAAAATTCAAAAAAATCGGTCAAAATTTTTGAATTCGGAAGTGTTTTTGATGAGAATGGAAGCCAAAGCGAGAGATTTGGGTTTGTAGCTAGTGGACTTGTGAGGGAGCCAAGTTTACTAAATTCAGCCAAGCCTTCTGAAATAGGCTTTTTAAGCTTTGCTTCTGCAGTTAGGAATGCGATCGGAGAATTTGAATTAAAGCCTAGTAAAGATATAAATTATCTAAGCGAATTTGAGCAGGCTGAAATTTATCGAAATGGTGTTAAAGTAGGCTATATAGGTAGAGTTAATGTGGTGGTTGAGAATAGATTTGATCTACCTAAAACCTATCTTTGCGAAGTTGATTTTGGTAAGCTTAAATTTAGTAGCGTTGCCGTAAAGACCTACTCTAAATTCCCGGCAATAAGCAGAGATTTGAGCCTGATTGTACCTGATGATATGAAATTTGAAGTCATAAAAGAGTGTATTAATGCTCTTAAAATAGGATGTTTGAAGGAATTTTTACCTGTTGATATATATAGAGATAAAAATTTAGGTTCAAATTCTAGTTTGACTGTGAAATTTGTTTTCCAAGATATAGAAAAAACGCTTGAAGATGAAGAGATAGCACTGATAATGGATAAAATTTTAGACAGTTTGAAGAAAAATTTAAATATCGGAGTAAGATGAAAATTTTTGCTTTAAAAGATAGGATTGAAGCGAAATTAGAGGTTATAGCGGCGGATAAATCGATATCTCATAGATGTGCCATATTTTCGCTATTAAGTGATAAGCCGTCCACAATAAAAAACTATCTAAAGGCTGAAGATACATTAAACACTTTAAATATAATTAAGCTTTTAGGTGCCAAAGTATCAGAAGAAAACGGAGTTATGACTATAATCCCACCTCAAAAACTGCAGGAGCCACACTCTGTGCTTGAGTGTGGAAATTCTGGAACTGCAATGAGGCTTCTTATGGGATTTTTGGCCGCGACTGACGGATTTTTTGTGCTAAGCGGAGATCAATATCTAAATCGCCGTCCGATGGCAAGGGTGGGAAAGCCATTAATAAGCGTTGGAGCCAAGATAGATGGTGTGAGCAATGGAGATATGGCTCCTCTTTGTATCAGGGGAGGCAAACTTGAGTATTTTAAATTTGAGAGTAAAATCGCTTCCGCTCAAGTTAAATCCGCACTTATTTTAGCAGGACTTAAATCAAATGGATGCGTGATAAGCGAGCCTGAACTAAGCCGTGATCATACAGAAAGAATGCTAAGAGGTATGGGGGCGGAGCTTGTAAGAAATAATCTTGAAGTTAAAGTATCTCCTATGCAATCGCCTCTTAAGCCGCTTGAAATTTTTGTGCCAAACGATCCTAGCTCGGCTTTCTTTTTCGCTGTTGCCGCAGCAATAATTCCAAATTCGCATTTAATTTTAAAAAATATTCTTTTAAATAAAACTCGTATAGAAGCCTATAAAATTTTAGAAAAAATGGGCGCTGATATTAAATTTAAAGAGACTTCAAGCGAATATGAAAGTATCGGAGATATAGAGATTAAATATTCTCAACTTAGAGCCGTGGAGGTAGATGAAAATATCTCTTGGCTTATTGATGAGATTCCTGCTCTAGCAATAGCTTTTGCAAATGCCAAAGGAAAGAGCGTAATAAGAAACGCAAAAGAGCTTCGTGTAAAAGAGAGCGATAGGATATCTGTTGTCGTAGAGGGTCTTAGAAAATGCGGTCTTGAAGTAAGTGAATTTGACGATGGGTTTAGCGTGACAGGAGGAGAGCTAAATAGCGCTATAATAGATAGTCACGGTGACCATAGGATAGCTATGAGCTTTGCGATTTTAGGATTAAAATGCGGCATGGTAATAGAAAAGAGTGAATTTATCTCTACTTCTTTCCCGAATTTTAGCAATATTTTAAGAGAGCTTGGGGCTAGCGTTGAAGATTGAGCTTGCAAATAGTTATGGATTTTGTTTTGGAGTAAAACGTGCGATAAAAATCGCTGAAAATGCAAAAGATGCTGCTACTATCGGACCTCTTATTCATAACAATGAAGAGATTAATAGATTAAAGATAAACTTTAATGTAAAAACCCTAGAAGGAATAAGCGAGATAACCGAGGAAAAAAAGGCAATTATACGTACTCACGGTATTACCAAAAACGATCTGTCTAAACTAAAAAATAGTGATATTAAAATTATTGACGCGACATGTCCATTTGTGACCAAGCCACAGCAAATTTGCGAAAAAATGAGCAAAGAAGGGTATGATATAGTCATCTTTGGAGATGAAAATCATCCCGAGGTAAAAGGTGTAAAATCTTATGCAGATGGCAAGGTTTAT includes these proteins:
- the pheT gene encoding phenylalanine--tRNA ligase subunit beta — protein: MMISRNWLNEWVDIANVDSERILKTLNSIGLEVDSFNSVRIPKNIVVGYVKSKDKHPDADKLSVCQVDVGSETLQIVCGAKNVEAGQFVPVALVGAVMPSGLEIKHAKLRGVESNGMICSSTELGLVKVNEGIMPLDESIGELSLGRELREYPLLNDAFVEIELTPNRGDCLSVYGIARDLSAALDLPLKDASKYDEAENLLGIGRILAIHAEENLKSSFQYRVFELKDTLNENLLMKIRLALIECTKEHCVERLLEYATHSTGVLFNAYDYDKLKKDEGRVVFDIDKDAHSASKIMVGGENLGVAGIYQSDAAKIDDNSKIIVIEASYTNPEIIATTIYEDKKMPRFDYVYRTLRGSEPNINFGADYLFKMLSGLKSASIYAGSQQSILQKEPRVVSFTMSEMNRMIGQEVLKNDVVKILKKLGFEVNFNVEKDSANVKVPHFRHDIINAQDVCEEIVRIIGIDNIASKPLKFSEQNRINDTFVDYKNALNLRRKAASSGFFESVHYVFDDLNELNELGFKPCKVEIANPISNELNTLRPTLVNHLLKSAERNIKNSKKSVKIFEFGSVFDENGSQSERFGFVASGLVREPSLLNSAKPSEIGFLSFASAVRNAIGEFELKPSKDINYLSEFEQAEIYRNGVKVGYIGRVNVVVENRFDLPKTYLCEVDFGKLKFSSVAVKTYSKFPAISRDLSLIVPDDMKFEVIKECINALKIGCLKEFLPVDIYRDKNLGSNSSLTVKFVFQDIEKTLEDEEIALIMDKILDSLKKNLNIGVR
- the aroA gene encoding 3-phosphoshikimate 1-carboxyvinyltransferase, coding for MKIFALKDRIEAKLEVIAADKSISHRCAIFSLLSDKPSTIKNYLKAEDTLNTLNIIKLLGAKVSEENGVMTIIPPQKLQEPHSVLECGNSGTAMRLLMGFLAATDGFFVLSGDQYLNRRPMARVGKPLISVGAKIDGVSNGDMAPLCIRGGKLEYFKFESKIASAQVKSALILAGLKSNGCVISEPELSRDHTERMLRGMGAELVRNNLEVKVSPMQSPLKPLEIFVPNDPSSAFFFAVAAAIIPNSHLILKNILLNKTRIEAYKILEKMGADIKFKETSSEYESIGDIEIKYSQLRAVEVDENISWLIDEIPALAIAFANAKGKSVIRNAKELRVKESDRISVVVEGLRKCGLEVSEFDDGFSVTGGELNSAIIDSHGDHRIAMSFAILGLKCGMVIEKSEFISTSFPNFSNILRELGASVED